TCAGCCTTATCTCAGACATCATTGTCAAGTCATCATTCGAGAGCCCAGCACAGCCAGGGCTCGTCCTCCACGGCAAGTGGTCCGCGATGCATGCCTCTGCAATATCGCAACGCAGGACAAGAAGGTAGGCGCGTTCAGTATGCACAGAGGAAGGAGGTTgtgacgtcgcttttctacTGCCGCAGATGTGCCTGAATGGTTGCTCGTATACCTCCAGACACCTCTTTCTGATAACAATATAAAGGTTTGTTCTTATTACTTTTTCTCGCATTCttatcgtcgctttttttgtctttagtGGGAAGATATGTTTGGTTGCGAAGAACTCGAGTGTTGGGATCGTATGGTGTGGCGCTTGTATAGGAAAGAAATGGAGCATGTTGTGATGCGCTACGAGGAGTACCGGGTTGCCTTACAGAAGGCTATTGAGCATAGGGAGTGGCAGGACAGAAGAGCGGCATTGCGGCAAGCCACGGCTGCAGAAGAATCTATTGTTTAGATAGCAGTTTAAGAAATAGttacgttaattaattagaagaAAGGTATTGGGGGGCCTATTGCGGGTTGTAAATAGGAAAGCCAACGAAAGAGACATTTATCAGCGTTCTAGTTCATCCACCTACTGAAACTGTTTTATTCACCTTGTACATTGTCAATGGATTAGAATTTTAATAACTTTAATCTGATTGtattttagcgcgcgttttttggAGCGCGCTAGTAGGCGTCTAAATGTCTTTCTCGGGCTTGTATCGTTCGACGGACTCCGTCAAATGCTTCAAGCTACGAATGCGACTGCGCAAAGTCACGGCGGCAAGCGCATTCGCCGTTCCGCGCCCGCCAATCGCCgaaacggacgacgacggcatgGAAATGCGTCCGACCGAGCCAACCGAATCGGTCGTCGAAACGTGCGTCATCGGATGGCAAGAAAAGCTCTTTTCCGAACGCGAAGCAGACCTATTCGCCGACAAGACGAACTGCATATCCGGGCTCGAGCTGAAGTATCACGAAGACGTGACGCAACTCGTAGGAGGTCGACCGAACAATCGCATCTTCACctacgtcgacgccgatcgcTACATCGATCCATCCGAAGCGcaatcgaaaacgacgacgccggacACGCCCTCGACCTATCTCTCATCGAACGTTCTTCgctggcgacgtcgccgtcgtccgcTTCGACATCCGGGCGACACCTCGCCGTCGGTTCCGTTAAACCCCGTACGCgttccggcgacgacagAGTCGCACGTGCAACTGTCTCCCGTGCACGTGATGCACGTGATGGCCGACCTGAGTCCCGCCGATCGGCTCGGTCGATTAGAGGACGAGCGACTTTTGTGCACGATGCAAGTCGACGCGCGCGGCGTCCTGCAAATCGAGCCCAACTTCAACGGGGGTCCGCGTGCATCGaaatacgtcgtcgagagcgagGACAACGAAGTGTACGAATACGTAATTGAGCACGCGTCCAAGTCGGCCGACGTCGAGCAGAAAATGCACGAGAGCAAAATGTTCCGCGAATTGTACGCGCGTCATAGCGACATtctcgccggcgtcgtcggcgaggaTTTTGTTTCGGCGCCGCAGCCAGACGGCGCCGTGCGTCTGCACGTCAGAGGCGAAATCGTGAAGGGCGTCGATTACGAGTATGATCATTTATACGTTCAATATGCAGTTGGCGTGCCGACGGTCGGCTGGTCGAGTCTCGCCGGTCAGTTAACTGGTTATAGCCAGATTTCCGCCTGTAAGAACGTGGCCGAAAAAAGAACGGCACACTGGGGTCTCCCCTTTGAGTTTGAGCTCGTTTTCGATCCCAGTCTTCTTGAAGGCGACGTAGGCGACGTGCAAGCGCAGCAGCCGCGTATTTATTTTCAAGTTGTGTCGCTCGACTTGTGGGAACGCTATCGTACGGAAGGGTACGGCTACGTGCACGTTCCTCACTCAGCTGGCGCCTATCAGGAAAACGTTTCCACGTGGCGACCGCTCGGTCACGGGCGTCTGTCCGAATTgagacgtttctttgtcgGCGGGGCGCCGGAGCTCGATGACTCAGCGTACGTTTATAAATCGGTTGGTTTTGATGGGAGCCACCTAAGTAGGTAAGGACGGGATGAACGTGATGCTGCCTGCCGTGGGGCACTTTTGCACtgttttgttttgatatAGGTATGGATTCAGAACTGAGACCTGTGGTTCGCTAACTGTCCGAATGCACGTTGCGGCGCAATGTTCTAATTGTATTAGATCAGCCAATTTAGGTCATTTGACGAGGTCTGACAGCGAGGAGACAGATGGACGGAAGAGTCCTGGAAAAGAGACGTTATCCGCCGTATTGGATGCATTTCAACGTGCTAAGCAACGAATGCAGCGGGTTAGAGACAGTTTTAAATAGAGGGAACAAATGGTCCTATTTATAGAGTGGACTAGACCTAGACCGGCTGTAATAAGGAATAATTCAAGCCTTGTGTTTGCCTTTCTTCCAAAATAGCCTTTTCCTTCTAGCCCTTTTAGAAACCACGGGAAACAAACGTTCCGCCAATAACAACTATGAACCCTATATTTGGTCCTTTATAACGACGATCTAATTAGTAAGCAATATAGTATACGTAAGGCTGCGGTACTGTAGGTCATAGATTAGGGTCATAGATGACAGGAGGAAGTGCGCAACGCTGCGCGACA
This sequence is a window from Oscarella lobularis chromosome 7, ooOscLobu1.1, whole genome shotgun sequence. Protein-coding genes within it:
- the LOC136189547 gene encoding tectonic-like complex member MKS1 isoform X2, which codes for MSFSGLYRSTDSVKCFKLRMRLRKVTAASAFAVPRPPIAETDDDGMEMRPTEPTESVVETCVIGWQEKLFSEREADLFADKTNCISGLELKYHEDVTQLVGGRPNNRIFTYVDADRYIDPSEAQSKTTTPDTPSTYLSSNVLRWRRRRRPLRHPGDTSPSVPLNPVRVPATTESHVQLSPVHVMHVMADLSPADRLGRLEDERLLCTMQVDARGVLQIEPNFNGGPRASKYVVESEDNEVYEYVIEHASKSADVEQKMHESKMFRELYARHSDILAGVVGEDFVSAPQPDGAVRLHVRGEIVKGVDYEYDHLYVQYAVGVPTVGWSSLAGQLTGYSQISACKNVAEKRTAHWGLPFEFELVFDPSLLEGDVGDVQAQQPRIYFQVVSLDLWERYRTEGYGYVHVPHSAGAYQENVSTWRPLGHGRLSELRRFFVGGAPELDDSAYVYKSVGFDGSHLSRYGFRTETCGSLTVRMHVAAQCSNCIRSANLGHLTRSDSEETDGRKSPGKETLSAVLDAFQRAKQRMQRPF
- the LOC136189547 gene encoding tectonic-like complex member MKS1 isoform X1, producing MSFSGLYRSTDSVKCFKLRMRLRKVTAASAFAVPRPPIAETDDDGMEMRPTEPTESVVETCVIGWQEKLFSEREADLFADKTNCISGLELKYHEDVTQLVGGRPNNRIFTYVDADRYIDPSEAQSKTTTPDTPSTYLSSNVLRWRRRRRPLRHPGDTSPSVPLNPVRVPATTESHVQLSPVHVMHVMADLSPADRLGRLEDERLLCTMQVDARGVLQIEPNFNGGPRASKYVVESEDNEVYEYVIEHASKSADVEQKMHESKMFRELYARHSDILAGVVGEDFVSAPQPDGAVRLHVRGEIVKGVDYEYDHLYVQYAVGVPTVGWSSLAGQLTGYSQISACKNVAEKRTAHWGLPFEFELVFDPSLLEGDVGDVQAQQPRIYFQVVSLDLWERYRTEGYGYVHVPHSAGAYQENVSTWRPLGHGRLSELRRFFVGGAPELDDSAYVYKSVGFDGSHLSRYGFRTETCGSLTVRMHVAAQCSNCIRSANLGHLTRSDSEETDGRKSPGKETLSAVLDAFQRAKQRMQRVRDSFK